The DNA segment TCCTGTACTGTAGCATGGACGACTAAGTGGGTCCTGCTTCGGACTTTCAGCATTTTTGGCTTTGTTTTTGGGTTGTTCACTCTCACTGGATGTGTTAAAGGAATAGTAACTGAAAAAATTGGCTGAGAAGCTTTGAGACCTCTCAGGTATTGAGGCTAAGAAAGTagtttattttctactttgaagACCCAAAATGATCCTGATCATCTGCAATGGATTTTCCAATCATTCACAGAGTCAGTGACTTGGAACCATCAGATGAAGATTGgacaacttttatttatttattttctccgTAAATTAGACTTGAAACATGTATTTGAGATCTGAACTGTCCTGTCTTTATTCAACAACAATGCAAAGAATAGAGATGACTGCACTGAATCCGGTTGGACATTAAACGTGCAGAATCTCTGATATTTTCAATGGGACTATTGGTTCTGTAATTGATCACCTTTTGATATAGAAAAAAATTGCTAAGAACATTGATGAATGCAACGTTGCAGTTCAAGAATTCCAAGGTTGTACCTAGCTGTATGCTGTGATTCTGTTGCAAAAGCTTAATGTCATATGTGAAGTGTTTCTTGGCATGATCCTCCTGAGAAACTAGTCGATTTCATTTAAGATGTTGAGATACCTCTTAAGATGTAAATTGTTGGCATGAAAGCAGAACTACACACTTCAAAGTTTAAACATGACAGCACATACGGTGTAAGGTATCGTCTTCTGAAAACTCCTACTTATTCCAATTCATCCCATTGTCGCGAAAATTTACTATTAAAGTGCAAAACATTCAAGGCAAACTGAACTTGGACGTTTTCATGAAGCATTTGTGATTTGATTACCCAATAGCTATTACAAGTTTTGTTAACGAGATAAGTTGAACTTTCTTGTGGATCACACAAAAAAACGGTGAAATTACAAAATGCAAATACAACTGTGCACTTAAACTAATATCATGTCTCATACTTTAACATTAACAACCAAGCGtgacaacatgaaataaagccTCCAGAAAGTGACTCAGAAGAAAGTTTTTGTTCCATAAAGTCTGATAATCCGTTGGCTTGACTTTGCTACCTGCTTAACATtgtacaaaatgaaaaaaaaaaatagagaatatGACGAAGGATTGGTTGACTTCAACAAGAGAAATATCTGGCCCAATCAATCATTCTTCTTCCCCCATATGATGATTAGCATAAACACAGCCAAGAATGATTTGCCGCAAGGCATGCAAATTGCCAATGTTTACAGATAGGTAACTACTTCCCTCAATTACACACCAACCTTACCATCAACCGATGCAGTGGTTTACTGAATAGCAAGACGCCTCTGTGAGGTTTGCTCAGATGAGATGCTTCCCCGTTGTTGACCTGAACAGACCCCTTCCTCAACTCTCTCACCCGAGTGCAAACAAAATGCAGACGATGACTGCAAAACATTTGCATAGTTGTGTTTTCCAAATCTCTCATGCACTTGAGATTCTCTCGTGTCTTGTTGCACACTGGGAGAGTTCCAGGTCTTAGCAGAATCAGAGGGGACTGGCCCTGCACCCATATCCTTTTCCTTGTTCGTGTGGCTTGAAGCCTCGACCTCAGTTTTCTTTGCAAAACGCCCTCCATTACCTCTTGCTCTTCTCATAGCATGCTGATGCCGAGATTCATGAAGATATGGCTGCCAAAAATCAGAGGTTAGCATACCCAAAGGGGGATCCCAGATTTACATGTACAAAATATTAAGCATTAGCACTATACTAGAGCCAACCTGTCTCGatcaaaacaaattttgagttgtatcaaccttaatgaagaaaagaaaatttgagACCCAAAGAACACAATGCTAAACTCTTCTACTGATTTTAATGTGTTGAGTTGAGATATATCACTTTCCAAAATAGACAAGGCAAAAATTAACTACAGAACTATGGAGTAAGAAACATGATTACAGAAACATTAGTCACTGCTCATTTGTACCTTTCtgacttttattaatttcttttcaaGCTCTGCCTTAGCACGAGCCTGTCTTCGTCTCAGAATTCCTTGGTATTGTTTGGCATTCACATAAACAGGCTCTTGAGCCATCTCAAGCGGCAAAGCCATTCTGGCATGAGGCATTCCTATAAAAGGAGCATATCCCtaacagaaaaaaatatatataataaggtTATTTATCCTCCCAATATCACCATAGTTTGAAACAGAAAATAGACTAAATAGTGATTTTATCATATAGCAAGAATCTATCCTTTGGGGGCTATGCAAAAATTACATCTCACCATACTGATTTATGAGACATGCAAAACAGTGAGTTTGACAAACTACAGGAAGAAAGCTTTTATCATGTAAGAACACTGGTTAGTCTCACATCCAACTGTTCCCATAATAAGGATTTGTGGCACATGCCTCTAGTTAGAATTTGAAGTATACTAGGATCCATCACACAAGCATGCAACGGATCTATAATTTTTCCAATTATAGAATTTTCATCATAGACAAGTAAGAACAGCAAAAGTTAATGCTATTAAACATAGTCATAACATAAAGCTATGATCTTTGCGCCTTCTCTTTGCACTAAAAATAAGATCATGAGGGCAAGGCTTACAAATGAATGGCCAATAAGTTCCAGTTGTGGAGCATGTGTAAGGCAGTCATCACGCCTAGAAGGTGCAGATGTTGAAGAATGCAGCATGGCTTGGTGCTCTTGTCCATAATTTCCTgccaataaaataatataatattccaGTAAGCCTGTAACGCTtggaaataaagaaaaaaattcacatcAACATAATTTGAGGCATTATATACAAGCAAATGTTTTCTTTCCAGATTTCCATgtctgtattttttttctttacaataTAATCTAAAGCACCTGCTTGATTAGGAGCAGTGGGTTGCGATTCTTTGGTGGCATCATCGTCTTCCTCATTCACCCCGTTATTGGACAAAGATTGATCTTCACTGGATTCTGAATCGCCATTGGGGCGTtcaagtgaagatgaatttGATGCATTCACCCCTGACATTGCTTGTGGAACAGAATTGTACTGAATACCTCGCCACCAGGGCTCAGAATAAACATTGTTAGGTGCAAAGGAATGTGGATTAGACCTTGGCTGATTAGCAGTTTCAGATTTGGATGGCATATCTTATCTCCAGATCCCTACAAAAATATTGAACTTACAGTAAGAAAACCTCCATTAACATTAAAAGCATGGATAATCAAGGTATTTGTTAAACAGATTCACGTGATTTAATGAAAACTATAGCCATAATTGTCTCAGAAACATTGAAGTGCAGGCACAAACTGATGAGTATGATGTCAAAGCCCAATTCACAGCTTTGTTAATGATTGAAAGGCTTATTGAAGTCACGAAATACAATTGAGTTCACAAGAAACATGATAACAAGTGAAACAAGACAAACAAGTGTGTAGTTTCAACCTTTGATGATAACTCTGGGGATGTTGGAAGTTTGGAACATAACTCTGCTCAAGACCAATAATTTATGGTTTATTTATGGCTTCCCTaatctgatttttattttttaaaaatagatcATTAATCACAGAAGTGCAGCAAAAGGTGGAAGTAAGAGCATAAACTTGATACTGGTCAAGAAGAAAAAGCGAGAACTCTTTCTAGGGTAATGACAAATGTTCATGTACTCATAACTCAAAAGGTTTGGAAAACAGTATCTTTCGAACAATGTTCATACTAAAAAACCTTACTGTGTTCTTGAGTACAACCCCTTAAAATGCAGATTGATATAGAAAAGCCATATTAAAACATGTCATAGCCTCGTAGATGCATAAAATTATAACACATGTTCAAGTTAAGGAAATTGAGAAACCCCCactcaaaataattaaaattcttCATGAAAAGACAAAACAGATGCTTAAAACAAAGCTTTCATTTTGCTCTTACTTGATCTTCAGCAGGAGCTGCAACTGTTTAAAGGTAAAGCTAAAATCTTTCAACTCCTAGTGCCCAGCAACCAAATGCCCCTAGAAAACAAAATCACGACATTCAGAAACATTGGTTTCTGCCATATTTAGTCACAAAACCAAACAGCAACAGGGGAGATTCCAACATGCAACCTTAGATACTGGTCTAACAAGCAACAAAATTTGAAGGTGTATCTGATCCTAGTACATGCAACAAAATCCCAATTCTACCTCATTAACAACCAGAAACAATCTCCCACCCACATCACATGCCATGGAAAAAAAGTTCCAGGTGATACCTTGACAGAATTCACACATGCAGACACAGAATCCTTACACTCAGATCACACAAAGACCCCCCTAATGAAGCAAACACAAGAATCACCCTCCAAAACCCTAATCCTCAAAAGCCCCCCAGAGAGAAGGAATCAGAATTAGACCAAACTCCCCAGATGATCAAGGAAATTGGGGAGGTGGGAggcaaatgaaaaaaaaaggaacttTGCTATCTGTAGAAATTGGGGTGTTGTGTGTTGATGTCTCActtgagttgttgttgttgttattataAGAGGATAAAGAAATTGGTGAGAAACAATAAGATGAGttaaaagtgaaaacaaaaacaatctTAACAAGACTAAGATGTTTAGTCCAGTGTTGGGGCATAAATTTCAAGTGACATACGATGATGACGTGAGCATCACGCAGGAGAAGGGCACACGTGGAGTGAAGTGGGAGGGAAAAGGAGAAAGGTGGTAGGAAGTGAGAAGGGGTGGGTGAGGGTATCAGAGCCACCGaagaaggaaaaagaaacaaaatttctGGGGCACGTGACACGCACTCGAGTAGCAGAATCCGGTGAACGCGTGGCCTGGAAGTGGGACCCACAGCGTCGTAGAATTGACAGCAAAGTGATCCACGTGTCCCTTTTTTTAGTTTCCTCGGATTAATTATTGATTCTCcaccataaaaataaaaataaatttatttgtttacttAAAAAAGTGGGAAAAGGTGAGCCTCACCTGCCAGTGAGGAGTGAAGAGTGAGAAGGACACGTATTATGACTTCACAGCTCATAACCATTACAATTTTCTCACTTCTAAATGCAATAAATATTGCTTCAAAAACGTGGCACCACTTTTTAATACACATCAAAATTTATACTTATCAAGATTAATTTCTTGATGATTC comes from the Phaseolus vulgaris cultivar G19833 chromosome 8, P. vulgaris v2.0, whole genome shotgun sequence genome and includes:
- the LOC137823932 gene encoding nuclear transcription factor Y subunit A-1-like; amino-acid sequence: MPSKSETANQPRSNPHSFAPNNVYSEPWWRGIQYNSVPQAMSGVNASNSSSLERPNGDSESSEDQSLSNNGVNEEDDDATKESQPTAPNQAGNYGQEHQAMLHSSTSAPSRRDDCLTHAPQLELIGHSFGYAPFIGMPHARMALPLEMAQEPVYVNAKQYQGILRRRQARAKAELEKKLIKVRKPYLHESRHQHAMRRARGNGGRFAKKTEVEASSHTNKEKDMGAGPVPSDSAKTWNSPSVQQDTRESQVHERFGKHNYANVLQSSSAFCLHSGERVEEGVCSGQQRGSISSEQTSQRRLAIQ